The Patescibacteria group bacterium DNA segment AATTAAGAATAGGGCATTAGACGACGTAAGTTTCGTTGTTCGGTTTTAGCGGTGGTGATATCGCGTCGTTTGTTGCGGCGGGTTTTACCGGTTTCACGGGAATTAAAGTGGTCTTGACCGCCTTTGCGTTGGAGTAACTTTTTGTTTTTTGTCACTTTAATTCTTTTGGCTATGCTTTTGTGGGTTTTTAGTTTCGGCATATTATTTTTTTACTACAATGACATTTATTTTGTCGCCTTGCTGAGTAATGGGTTGTTCAATGTTAATATCTTCTCCCAGCCCTTTGACAAAGTTATTTAAATTTTCTCTGGCTTGATTGCGATATTGTTTCTCCCTGCCTTTAAGCGTTATTTCTATTTTTACCTTATCGTTGTTGTCTAAAAATTTTTTGGCTTGCATGACGCGGATTTCGGTATCATGTTCGCTGATTCGTAGAGAGAGACGAATAC contains these protein-coding regions:
- a CDS encoding 50S ribosomal protein L35, which encodes MPKLKTHKSIAKRIKVTKNKKLLQRKGGQDHFNSRETGKTRRNKRRDITTAKTEQRNLRRLMPYS